Genomic window (Deinococcus arcticus):
TCCAGCAACTCGTTCCAGCCCACCACACTCACGCCGTCCAGGTCATCGGCCAGGGCCTCGGCGCGCTCAGGGCGGGCGTCGGCCACCGTCAGGCGGGCGCCCTCGCGGTGCAGGTGGGCGGCCAGGGTGCGCCCCACGGCCCCCACGCCCAGCACCGCCACCCGCACGCCGCGCATGCTTTCCGAACCCAGGGCGAAGCGGGCGGCCGCCTTCATGCCCCGGTATACGCCGTAGCCGGTCACTGAACTCGTGTCGGTGTTCATGCCCAGCGTGGACCCCGTCTCCTGCGCCACAAAGGCGATGTCGGCCGGGCTCACGCCAATGTCTTCGGTCAGCACCACGCGCGACTCCATGGGGCGCACCTGCCGCCCCAGCGCCCGGAACAGGGCCTCCCGGGCATGGGGATCGTCCATGCCGCACTCGGGAGTCAGCAGCACGCAGGCGCCGCCGCCGTAGTTCAGGCCCGCCAGCGCGGCTTTCAGGGTCAGGCTCTCGGACAGGGCCAGGGCGCCGCGCAGGGCAAAATCCTCATCCTGGTCGCGCAGGCGCACGCCCGCAATGGCCGGGCCCAGCACGGTGGAATGCACCGCCAGGGCCGCGCGAAGGCCGCTGGGGGCATGGTGAAGCAGCGTCAGGGCCTCGTGGCCGCGCGACCCCATCTCTTCAAGTATCTGCATAGTTCTCCTACCCGCGCCTGTCGCCTGCGGGGCAGGGGGCGCGCCAAACGTTCCGCAGGGTAGCACCCTGGCCAGAAGGGCAACAGGGACCGGTGGGGCAATCCGGGCATGAACGCCACATGAAAGAACGCTGTCAGAGCCGAGGCGGCACCCTAACAGACATGCTGAGGTTGGAAGCGCTGTCCTGGGCCCCATGTGGGCGCCCCAGGCGCGCCCCGCTGCCATGCCCGCGTCCCTTACAATGGGCCGCACAAAGGGGGAAATGAATGGAACGGATTGCGCCGCTTGCCAAGGTGCTGGCAGAAGCGAACGGGATTGACTGGCAGAAGATTCACGGCTCCGGTGCAGGCGGCCAGATCGTGGAACAGGACATCCTGAATTACCTGTCGCGCGTGATGTCCGGTGAGGAAGATCCGCCTGATACCCCGGTGGACCTGCCCCCGCCCGACTGGAACGGCGAGGAAGTGCCCAGCGCCGCGATGCTGAACCAGGCCGGCATGAACGCCGACATGCTCAGCCGCGCGGGCGTGGACACCGACCTGACCGCCTTCGTGGAGCAGACCCGCACGGGCTCCCCCGAGGTGCCGGCTACCCCGGCCCCCAGCAACCTGGACGAGGACACCGAGTTCGAGCTGGACGACGAGCCCGAAGTGACCCCCGCCGCCGCGGCCCCGGCCCCCATGCCCGAGCCCATCCCCGCGCCGGTGGCGCCCATGCCCGAACCCGTGATGCCGGTGGCGGCCGCGCCCATGCCCGAGCCTACCCCGGCCCCGGTCACGCCGCCCCCCGCGGCCCCGGCCGCCGCTGGTGGCCTGAGCAGCCTGCTCTCGCGCCTGTACCAGAAGCCCGCACAGCCCGAAGTGGCGCCGGTGGCTACCCCCGAACCCACGCCCGAGCCGGCCGCGCCCGCCCCGGTGGCCCCGGCCCCCGAACCCGCGGCGCCGGTTGTGGCCACCCCCATGCCCGAACCCGTGGCGGCCCAGGCCGAGCCCGCGTTTACGCCCGAGCCCGTGCAACCCGAGCCCATGCAGCCTGAGCCCGCGCAGCCAGTGCCGCAGCCTGAACCCACCCCGGCCCCGGTGGTGGAAACCCCCGGGCCCGTGTTCAGCACCCCCGCTGTGGCCCCGCCCGAGCCCACTGCGCCCACCCCCGCCGAGCCCGAGCCGGCCCCCATGCCCGAGCCCGTGGCGGCCCAGGCCCAGCCCGCGTTCACGCCCGAACCGGCAGCGACCCCTGTACCCATGCCTGCCGCCCCCAGCGGCACCCCGGCG
Coding sequences:
- a CDS encoding E3 binding domain-containing protein — encoded protein: MERIAPLAKVLAEANGIDWQKIHGSGAGGQIVEQDILNYLSRVMSGEEDPPDTPVDLPPPDWNGEEVPSAAMLNQAGMNADMLSRAGVDTDLTAFVEQTRTGSPEVPATPAPSNLDEDTEFELDDEPEVTPAAAAPAPMPEPIPAPVAPMPEPVMPVAAAPMPEPTPAPVTPPPAAPAAAGGLSSLLSRLYQKPAQPEVAPVATPEPTPEPAAPAPVAPAPEPAAPVVATPMPEPVAAQAEPAFTPEPVQPEPMQPEPAQPVPQPEPTPAPVVETPGPVFSTPAVAPPEPTAPTPAEPEPAPMPEPVAAQAQPAFTPEPAATPVPMPAAPSGTPAGSVWFGAYLRRSADVAALHDLRAQVSRALSSDLPLGLLVARAAQRHADTLGLSSVALDGQGRTHTVGSGSLRDAVAALDTNFDGTPDLLVVDAAALDLDDLHYPQTVTLSVGRSEGGRATLSLNGDVDTGRAAQFLAQVAGTLEQPILLVL
- a CDS encoding Glu/Leu/Phe/Val dehydrogenase family protein; its protein translation is MQILEEMGSRGHEALTLLHHAPSGLRAALAVHSTVLGPAIAGVRLRDQDEDFALRGALALSESLTLKAALAGLNYGGGACVLLTPECGMDDPHAREALFRALGRQVRPMESRVVLTEDIGVSPADIAFVAQETGSTLGMNTDTSSVTGYGVYRGMKAAARFALGSESMRGVRVAVLGVGAVGRTLAAHLHREGARLTVADARPERAEALADDLDGVSVVGWNELLDTPCDILAPCGYGHSIRSEDVPRLQCRLIAGGEHHPMTRRGEAAVKEAGIVYMPDFAINSAGLIAAATGLDMNHAAERVYQTVGRITHAAEQYGKAPHVVARRMAERRIDLIGSLGGRA